The sequence GAGGAGAGAATTTGCCACATCCTGCAGCTGGCAAGAGGCCACGCTGGATGTGGGTGCAGGTTTCTGGACTCCTGTTCCGATTGTATTTCATGCTTTTCTAAATTCGAGAACATATGTCCATCTCCCTGCACTCTACTTTCCTCCCCCACACCCAGAGCTGCAGCCAACAGACCAGCTAGAGATGAAGCAAAGCCTCTGGGCCTGGTTCTCCCCCATCACCCTACATGACCTCTCACTCACCCCTGTGGACATAACACGTGACCCAGGGACACAAGTCTGAGCTGGACCCATCAGTTCCAGGCCATGCAGTCTACCACAGGTCCAGCTGTAGACTGCTCTGGATATgcggttttacatttttaaatagttgaagaaaaataatattttgtgacacTGTAGTGGAAATCATGTGAAAtccaaatttcagtgtccatgaCCAAAGTCTGATTGATTCAGAGCCACACTCACCTGATTACATACTGTGTGTGGCTGCTTGTGTGGGAACACGGTGAAGCTGAGTGGCAGCAACAGGGCCCAGGGCCTGCAAAGCCTCTTGGCCTTTGACAGAAAAAGCTTAAAGATTAAATTAGTATCATCATCCACAACTGGTGATTCCTCCTCACATAGcttgtttttttcctgcttctcagGCACTGGTGGGAATGGGTGGACTGTGACTAAACCTCAGGAGCAGACAGGAGTTGCAGGCCAAGCCACAGGGGTGGCCAGgctcaggagacctggttcaagtGCTGGGGCCTGCCCTACCCTGCAGGGCCCTGAGCAGGTTCCTCCCATGGGGCCATGTTCCTGCAGGTTCGATGTGCCCTCATCCATCTACTTCATaaacgtgtgcatgctaagtcgcttcagtcatgtcccactctttgtgaccccatggactgcagcccaccaggctcctctgtctatggattctccaggcaagaatactggagtggattgccatgccatcctccaggggatcttcctgacccagggatcgaacttacgtctcttatgtctcttgcattggcggactgggttctttacgactagtgccacctgggaagcctataaacatgtgaaagtgaaagtgaagtcgctcagtcgtgtccgactcttagtgaccccatggactacagcccaccaggccctctgtccatggggttttccaggcaagagtactggagtggggtgccattgccttctccgttaacagcggctaggcatattatatttacttggagctggtatacttggtgacagccttagtgccctcggacacggcgtgcttggccagctccccaggtagcagcaagcgcagggcggtctggatctccctggatgtgatagtcGAGTGCTTGTTATAATGTGCCAGGCGTGATGCCTCGCCAGCGATGCACTCGAAAATGTCGTTGatgaaggagttcatgattcccaTGGCCTTGGATAAGATGCCGGTGTCCGGATGGACTTGCTTCAGCACCTGGTACACGTACACGGAGTAGCTCTCCTTGCGACTGCGCTTGCGCTTCTTGCTGTCCTTCTTCTGGGATAAACATGTAGTGAACACCAACTATAGGCCATGTTGGGTCCtgtttaatgtatttatatacattcacacacacgctacccactccagtgttcttgcctggagactcccagggatggggaagcgtggtgggctgccgtctatggggtcgcacagagttggacacgactcaaacgacttagcagcagcagcagcacacacacgCTTGTATATTATACACATGTGTGACACATAAAACTTTCTGCTAGTGGTTAAGttctataaggaaaaagaaagcaggtTAAAGGGCTTGAGATAGTGATGGGGTGTTTCTTTGGATAAGGGGACCAGGAGAGCTCTCTCAAGGGCATGAGCAGAGACCTAACTAGAGCAATGAAGCGATGCCTTCCAGGCAGCAGGAATAGCAAGTTAAAGGCCCTGAAATGAAAATGTCCTGTGTGTGCTTCTAGGAGAGCAgtgaggctgagatggctggacggtAGAGCCTGAGGGGTGCTGGTAGCAAAAGGGTCTAGGGAGGATGATGGAGAAGGGCCTGACAGGCCAAGGAGAGGGTCTGGGTGATCCCATGAATACAGTGGGAGCTCAGAGGGTTTGTGCCATGAGCTATTTTGATGATTTAAAGGGGAATCTGCCATGCAAAGGCTGGATTGAGCAGTGGGTCTCAATGCCACAAGCTCTCCTTTGGGTCCTCAGGGTGGGATATGATGCAAAGACCTCCTGGGTAGCAGGAAGATGCTGCAACTCTCCAAGTTGAAAGGCTAACAAAGGCTGGGTGCTGTGCCCACTGCAGCCTGTCAGGGCACTGTGGGCTGGGGACTGCAGTGTGGCCTGGAGAGAGCTGGGGGCTTAGGTCAGACCACAGGTTGGACCAAGTGTGGCATGAGGCCTTACCTCGTCCAGCACGTCTCCACCACAACCACTCCGTAGCCGAATGTCCATCTGCCTCAGGCCAGGCATGCCACGACGCACCTGTCTTCTCTGAGTCCTTCCTCCCCTGGATGTGGAGCCCACAGGCCCCACTTGGTTCACAAGCAACGTGCTGGTGGCTGGAGCAGCTATTTACCGAATGACTGAGCCAGAGGCTGGAATTGGAGGGACATGTGGAAGCAGggcaggaggggatggggagtgCAGGCCTGGATGTGTGACCTCTCCTTACCTGGGGGAAGGGCGCCCAGATCCCCCTCTCCAGAGACCCTATGTCCCAGTGGTGTGCCCAGGTTCAGcactcacacccacacccacacccgaCACACAGTGATCCTCTCAAAGCCCCTCCACTTTGATCCCAGTTCTAATGAACCCACAGTGCCTGGGAGACggggagagaaagaaatgctCTGGAGCGCCCACCATGAAAACTTTCAGACTTGCCAACTCTCACACAAAGGGGATGTTTACtactttgcagatgagaaaatcaagtcAGAAAGGTGATCTGCCTCAGGGTCAAGGAGCCAACAAACAGCAGAGCCAGTTTGTGTTCTCTGAACTCTGCCCCCCATGCCTGCTGGAGTAGTGACTGGATGGGAAtctgaaacggagaaggcaatggcaacccactccagtactcttgcctggaaaatcccatggacgaaggggcctggtgggctgcagcccatgggttgctaggagtcggacacgactgagcgacttcactttattttttcactttcatgcattggagaaggaaatggcaatccactccagtgttcttgcctggagaatcccagggatggtggagcctggtgggctgccgtctctggggtcgcacagagtcggacacgactgaagcgacttagcagcagcagagaatctaAAGTAGCTATTCACTGTTCTCCCTTGTCCGCCATTAGCGGTATAGGGGTGTAGACATCTCTTAACACCCACGAGGACGACCGCAAGAGGACGACCGCAAAAAAAGACAGTAACAAGTGTGGGAAAGGAAGCGGAGAAAGTGAAACCCTCTGATatcgctggtgggaatgtaaaatggtgccccctcttttttaaaaaattggtttacagtgttgtgttggtatATCCTTGTGGAGACCAGCTTGGCAGATCCTCAAAAGCTGCTGTTACCACTGGATGCAGTCTACTGCCGGGTATGTATGTGCCCAAGAGCATTAGAACACAGGTCCGCGTAAACACCTGTACACGAATCTTCATTGTGGCCTTATGTGTAATAGCCAAGatactggaaacaatccaaacgTCAACCAATTGGTGAGTGGATAGATAAAATCTAAGATGTGGTatttccatacaatggaatactattgaGCAATAAAGAGGAAGGACACCCTGGTATATGTAAATAACAgggatgagccttgaaaacattatgaagtgaaagaagccagacacaaaaggccacctACTATGTGATCCCATTTATATGGAATATCCAAAGAGGCAAATACAGACACAaaggcagatcagtggttgcctaggTCCAGAgggcgggggtgtgtgtgggggggggccgGTGTGAGGAGCATGTTTGGGAAGGGATGACAGCAGGTGGGCATGGGTTTCTTttttgaggtgataaaaatgttctggaattaagaGGTGATGGCTGCATAActcaatatactaaaaaccacagCCGTGTACCCTTCAAAAGGGTGAAATATCTCAgtagttatttaaaaacaaaaaaaccagaatGCTTGCGGGTTGTTCTTCAAGCTCCAGGTTAAGCACAGAAGTGTCCTTTGCTAGAAGCTTCATCCCCAGCAGCTGCTGGACACCAAGGCTTGAGCCTGGAATGCAGCCCGCTCACTTTCAGATTAGGCGGGGAGCCTGTCTTATCTTTTCCTCTAAACCCACATTCCAGAGTCCTGACTCTGTCCTCCTGCAGCTCTAGGACTCCTGGGCTTACCAGATCTCCTCAGGAAAAGTCTGAGTGGTAGGTCCCATGTCAAACACCAATTCTTTCCTGATTTTTAAGCTTTACAGACGCTGTGCAGTACCAGGAGTGAGGGTCCGGAGTTCAGCAGACTCCCAGAGAATCCCAACTCTGTCCCTTTGGGAAAAGGAAACTAGAGACCCATTTTTTGAGAGCCTTCTAAATGCCAGGCCCAGGACTACGTTCTTATGGAGCCCTCAGCTGCTCTGAAGGTAGCGATCACCACCATCACTGAAGAGGAAGGGACATGCAGCCCCGCTGACACCTGTCCCAGCGACTCGTGGCACGTGGCTTTTCCTGTTCACCAAGTGTTCACCCCACAGCCTGGATTTCTCTGGGCTTTAGTGTTCTCCTCAGCAGAGGGGCACAAACACCATGCAGGTAACCAAGCATCTGAGTTTTAATGCCAGTCCTCACTCTTCATGGAACGTGCTCTGTGCTGGCCAGGCAGAAGGCGATGGGCTGTATGCTCATTCTTCCCTTCCCCAGAACCTCCAAGGCCAACCGATGCTCTCCGCACAGGGCTGCTACCCCCACATGGCTGTTCCACCCTGCTCCTCTAAACGGCCACCTCCCGGCTGAGCTTCCCAAGAAAGTCCTCTTCCCCTTGTAGCCAGGGTTGGGAGACTCCTCTCATTTCTACGCTAAAAGTCCCTAGGGGCAGAACTTGCGGAAGCACAGAGCTGGGGCTGGAAGGAAGGGTCTCTGGATGTCTGGGCAGCTGGCAAAGATGGCTAGGCCTTGGACCCCTGGGGAGAGAACAGCAAGCCTGGGGTGGCTTCTGGCCCCAGGTGTGGAGGGGGAGAAGACCACTCAAGGCCACGAGGCATTTTCTCACCAAGCAGCAGAGAatccttttctcttgctgctcaCCCACCAGGACCCACACAAGTTCCTCTGCACAGGAGACGACAAAACCACAAGGCACTCCGTTTCAAATCACATATGGCTTCTTTGACCCCATCAAATAACTTTATTCACACAAACGTCCCTTAATTTACAAAGCCTCAGTCATTCATACACATTAGGGGGATCCACAGTGTTCAAGGAACTTAAATATAATGTATCATACCAACCCAAGTAAACCAAGTacaaaaaatattcatatataaagtTGTTCACACGTAGGTCCTAGATTACCAGCTTCtgtgcaaaaaaaagaaaacaaagaaaatagattAACTAGTCTTTGAAACTAACCTTGTGCCTGGGTTAAAACCTCCCTTGCACCCAAGCTGGCCCCACACGAATGTAAATCACTCCAACATCCTCCCTGCTCTGATGGAAAGAGGCACCTGGAGAACAAAGACTTCTTTAAAATGTCCCTAAATGGACTCCCTTCCTCCTGAAGCCTCTCAGGGAAAAAGATGCAGGGGTCTCCTTCCTGTTTACCCCCCAATCTTAGGGACTCCGGGAGCCACTGGCAGCGGACTCAGCCCTTGACTGTGTGTGCTGACATTAGCCAACCTCACGACACATCCTGGTGCTCCACTCCCAGTGCCTTCTCTCCAGATGGCCTGGCCATTGAAGCCTGGCAGGGCAGGATCGGAAATGGCCCACACTGTCCCTAAGGCTGCGCCTCAGCCCCAAGCCGGGGGTCTGGAGCCTGGAGCCGCACAACTCAGCTCTTCTCAGGTTACCAGGTCTTGGAGACTCCAGCGGCTGGGCCCCCTGCCcaggctcaggatggggaagggGCAAGAAC is a genomic window of Bos mutus isolate GX-2022 chromosome 13, NWIPB_WYAK_1.1, whole genome shotgun sequence containing:
- the LOC138990485 gene encoding histone H2B type 1-C/E/F/G/I-like, coding for MPGLRQMDIRLRSGCGGDVLDEKKDSKKRKRSRKESYSVYVYQVLKQVHPDTGILSKAMGIMNSFINDIFECIAGEASRLAHYNKHSTITSREIQTALRLLLPGELAKHAVSEGTKAVTKYTSSK